Genomic window (Oryzias latipes chromosome 17, ASM223467v1):
atcaacagtgtgtctgtgtttctcccacgaaaaaaaacttttccaaagatggatgttcatattgtttatacataaaaaaagcgtttagccgatcaccgctagctcctctgagaaagtgggcgtgtgcgTTAGCCTGGAGGCGGGGCTGGAAGCCCAGACTTTTCCTGGAAGGGGTGGATCTCAATTAGTGATGTCACAATATGAGAACCTGCTCCTTTGCATGGattgggcggggcttttttagGGAAATACtcagatcaaaataccactttggagTTGATTatagtgaggaattaacattctaaaacacttcaaaacttaaaaagttgattgtTGTATGATATCGGCCCTTTAAGTTTAACCTTTTGAACTCTCAGCTTCTGAGGAGGAGTCCAGAACGGCGTCTGGGAGCAGGAgagaaggatgcagaggaggtgAAGAAACATCCCTTCTTCAGGGTGAGCTTGAGTCTAGTCCGTCTTGGTTTTAATCTGATTGATCCTCAAACTGAAACAGAAAGCTGAACTTCCCCTGCTCCCCGTACAGAACATGGACTGGGGCGGGCTGTTGGCCAAGAAGGTGAAGCCGCCGTTCGTGCCGACCATCCAGGACGCCAACGACGTCAGCAACTTTGATGAAGAGTTCACCTCAGAAGCTCCCATCCTGACCCCCCCCAGGGAGCCCCGGATGCTGAACTCGGAGGAGCAGGGCCTGTTTTCGGACTTCGACTACATTGCTGACTGGTGCTGATTTCACCCCAACGTACTGTGAAGAGCGCAGCCTTCTTCCGGAGCGCCTCCTCTTTCCTGCCGACATGGAGAAAGGAACCGTGTGCCATTACAGGAGTCCAGGAGAGGCCTGCAGAGGACAGCGGGCGTTTTAACCCACACGAAGAgctgttttctcttttaaagaacaaatgaaTGACAGTGACAGACTGACGGCGGCGGCGGCGTCCGCTGTCTGACCACTGAGAATGTTTTTACCCTGGAACGCTGAGGAGACGCTTCCACCACAACCACGTCTGTAGCCGTGTTCGTACCGGTTGTCCTGTGCcgactgttgctctgcagacgACTTGGCCTCATCTGGGTTGAACAGAAGTCTCCCATCAGTCACTTACAGCAACCTTGACTACTACTTCTTCTTCTTGACTTGAAAACCAAGCGAGCCTGAACGCCACACTTCCCTCCTGGTTGTTGGAGTTCAGGTCGGTTAACCCATCAGGCCAGCCGGCTCTGCATCCCACGACTTCCTGCAGAAAGCAGaaacttttcagttcaaatgcctttggcgccctctagtggctCCGCGTGTTTTCATTACCTCGACACAGTTAGCGGGCGGGACTGGACCCGGTCCAGCTGCCAAAACCAAAATGAGCTCAAGGGGAAGCGGCTCCATGAAGCCAGTGCAGACCGCTGCCGTGTTTCCATGGAGACCGTTTTAACGTGGCGTTGTTGAGAACAGCAGTCTTTCAACGTGACTCTGACCTGTTGACATGAATCACttcggggaggggggggggatatgTTATATACATACTGTATGTACACAGTTGAGCTGAAAGCACTAATTTTATCTGTAGTTAAAGTTTAGCAGTTCCTTCATGAGAATAGATTGTACAGTTGTTTTCTGTCTGAACGGTACACCCATCAGTCCCACCTGCTGCCGTTCGTCTCCTCTCACTGTTTGTTACCTATCATGAATGCACAAATTAAACCTTTGGAATAGTGGCTCTGCTTTCAGCCATGATCTGTAAACTCCTGAGGTCTGAAACATCGGCAtcacctcctgctgctctgcactaAAACTCTCAAACCTTCTGTTTCAAATCATGATGCAAACCGattttatgtaacccttgtgctatcctgggcactttaacattgggagttgggtcatctagacccactagacagtgctctgaaccttttttcttcaatgatttgtgatcctcactggtgtccatggattaaatgaaatctttccacctttatccacctttgtcatggtagggagaacacgtcaatgcaaggctggggtcatctaagatagcacaagggttaaggggtgTATGATTAATCCATTTTTGTGCCTACGACCCAATCAGatccatctgtctgaggcaaatcGATAATCAGGTTGACTTATTCCATTAGGAAATCCTTTCAAACTGAGAAATTGATCATCTGTAATGGAAGATACCATCTAGATTGAGGTGGGGTAGGTTTATGTTATTCTAAGATAAAAAAcgaccaatcacagcagacaacactcatgtgatgtcattaacacggatcagtccatcattccagtccaatgtgtggaaagactttgaataaagtcatgtgaccatccagtgtctagaatgttccctttggattctctggatgtggaaaaacaacagtggactgaactttaggaaactaaaatttgAATGGATTTAACATTCATTCTagttgatttgtttgtttgtttggacacagatttcatttccacttgatgatctggaagaaatccaataatctggaaaacttcactgttcagtagcaggaatttctgtctgagtctcactgctggaagtttggatgaagatgatctggatccactttaggtcagaggatcagaACGATCAACATAAAACCATGGTACCCGTAGAGTCAAACATCGACTGTTTTGTCTGCTAAACCACTGAATGCTTTTGAGGAAATTCCACCAGAAGTCACAGGTTCAAGGAGAAAGAACAGGTCCATGTTTATGtgcaacatttgaaatgttgatCCATGTCATGAAAACCTAAATCTTATTGTGGAACAGAAGGAATtggttaaatttaaaaaatctgatgGATTTTTGCAGAAATAAGAAATTTCAGATGAGATCAACAGAGATGCAGGAGACTCCAGGGGGTCCGGAAGAGACTCCAGGGGTCCACAGGAGTTTCTAGGGGTCCACAGGAGACTCCAGGGGTCCACAGGAGACTCCAGGGGTCCACAGGAGGCTCCAGGGGTCCACAGGAGACTCCAGGGGTCTGGAAGAGACTCCAGAGGTCTTCAGGCGTGCATAAGGAGTCCACCGCTCTGAACGGCTCAGGCCTTCCCAGAGGGTTTGGTGGAATGAGGCTCCAAATAACTGAAGGTAGGAAATATCTTTGGCAAAagcttttgatatttttcaataaaacgtAAGCAGAAACTTCTtaaaatttacacaaaatgtaAGAATTCCAGTTTTATCAaaagattttacattttgaacCTCTGGTTATACACAGGAATCTGAAAGTGTGAGTTACGTCTTTGGGGTAAAGAATCCATCAGTGAGAAACGTAATGCTGAAGACAAAGTTGCTCACAAATTTGTCAACATTTTACCGTCcttcagaaacatttcagcAGAATATTTGCAGAACTTTACaagatgaagatttttttattttttataaagaacCGTTTATTGTTATTCAAACCACGAGATGATTCATGAAAATCGTCATCTTAAATTACTAATTCAAACAAAATAGAAGCTGCTTCTTTTCTACAAAAACAGTCTTAGGGGTCGAGTCTGACACCAGCCTAAAACTGCGAGCATGGCCCCCCCCCTCCGGGACATTTACACATGGTACAGTCTGTACACACAACTGAAATACTAAACAACAGTCTGGAATGTGTGTCCACTTTATTCTGTCGAGGGATCCTTCCTGGCTGAAAAATCCTCCCACCTTCACAAATTCAAAAGCAGAACCAGAGACGGAGGAAGAGGTTGGAGGTTGGTCTTCCTCACAGCTGGGGAAGCTTGTCGACGGGGGTGTCAAACTTGAAGTCGGGAGGGAAAAGTTCAGCAGCGCGGGGGTAGATGAGCCTGTAGGACTGCCTGATGGTGACGTCCGCCACTCCAGCAATGTCTCCAATTTCTGTAGAACACAAGAACCCGGTCTGTAAACTATCCAGAACATCTGCTCCAACAGGAGAGGATGGACCCAAACGGTCCCCAGCCTCATGTTGCGTTTAGGTGCAGACGGACCTTCTCACCGGTCTCTAACATTGGTAACATTGACATTTGGGTCATTTCTGTCGTGTGGTCTCACCTTTCTGAGTCTTCTTCTCTGCAGACGCCTGAGACGCCATGTAGATGGCTGCTGCCGCCACGGAGATGGGGCTTCGACCCGGAACCAAGTCCAGCTCCACGGCCTTCCTCGCAATAAAGGTGGCCGCCATTTGAACCTGCTTGGGCAGGCCCAGGTTGGAGCAGAACCGGGACATGAAGTCCCCCGTGGTGATGAGGTCCACGCTGGTCTCCAGAGCCTTCAGGATCAGCTTGAAGCACCGACCAATCTCTTTCTTGGAGATTCTGGAGACGGCACAGATCTCTGCAGAGAAACGCTGCCGTTAGCTTGGACGTGTTGAAGAAATCTAGGGATGGCCAACATTTGCAGTTCAACGGTATCGGTCTGATATTAAAAAATCTACCGATatttttctgactgttttcaggcaaatgttctttttgataGAGATATGTGTTCTTAATAGATAGACCTAGTTGAGGGGGAGTTTATGGTTACAGTTATGTCCAATATTCAATAAATGCTCTGAATGCTGTCAAATATATTTACATGACGGTTTTAAAGTGAACCATGTTCCTATGAGATTCTGTGCTGTAtgttaaaaaagtcaaagtgaTTGTCCAGCAACCTCTGCGTTGTTGTAGACACTTGAGTATCTGCAGACATCACCCATCAGCTGCAGGGGGAATATCTGTTGTCGGTAtcggattattattattataaactgGCTGACCTTTGAAGGTTCTGGGGACTCCTTCCTGTCTGCAGGCGATGTAAAGGCAGGCGGATGCGATGGCGTCGTTGGCTCGGCCCTTCAGGCTCTTCTGCTCATAAACTTGCTTGAATAAGTTGTTGGTTCTGTCCTGCAGAGCAAAGACGTTTGTGAAGCTCAGACTGGAAGTGTCATGGAGGCATGAGCAGTCAGGACCCATGCAGAATGTTTCAGGCCTCTGAAGAGGCCTCCTTCTTCCTAGGACCTGAACCTCAATGGTGTTCAGCTTACATGAAAACCTTTATCGTTGACCTGCTCTTAGGCTTCATGCGGTTTTTAGACATGAAGGAATATGAAATCTAACACGGCGTCAGCAGCAAAGAGGAGGGACAGGAACCGAAGTACGACCGCGCTCAGAGGGCGGGACTTAAACGGTCAGCTGATGTGCTCAGATGTTCCACTCACTACGATGTTCCGGGGCAGGTTGATGCGGTCGGCCATGGTGCTGATCTCTTTGAAGGCGTGGAGCATGGCCCGGTCCGAGCTGCTCATGGTCCGCCGGTTCTGATACTTGGAGTTCCCAAATTCATCAAAGCTTGCAGACCCGGTTCCCTGGAGAGAAGAACCCAGAACCCACATGTGGATGAGCCGTGTTTCACAAGAAAGTAACTTTACTGCAACATGAAAACCAGCAGCAACATGAAAAGCAGAAAACCATCAACTTCATGGTGAACGCACAGATGAAAGACATTCACCCACAAGAGGGGATACGTGCCATCCaaccctccctccctccctccatccatccctacatcatccaaccatccacccatccatccatccatccctacatcatccaaccatccatccatccatccctccctccatccatccatccatctatccatccatccacccacccctccatccatccatccatccatccatcatccaaccatccatccatctatccatccatccatccatccatccatccatccctacatcatccaaccatccacccctccatccatccatccatccatccatcatccaaccatccatccatctatccatccatccatccatccatccatccatccctacatcatccaaccatccacccctccatccatccatccatccatccatctatccatccatccatctatccatccatccatccatccatccaaccatccatccatctatccatccatccacccctccatccatccatccatccatccatctatccatccatccacccctccatccatccatccaaccatccatccatccatccatccatccatccaaccatccatccatctatccatccatccacccctacatccatccatccatccatccatccatccatccaaccatccaaccatccatccatctatccatccatccacccctccatccatccatccctccatccatctatccatccatccacccctccatccatccatctatccatccatccaaccatccacccctccatccatcaCCTGAACCACAGCTGTCACTCTACCACTAGGGGTGCAATGGATCACAAAAGTCGTGCGAGGTGCACACGAGGAGGTGGGGGGGTTATCTGCAGTAGACATGTGTGCTGAACCGTGGCTAGAGATCCGTAGGAATCATCCGTGATCTGTTGGACCCCTATCTACAGCTAACCACAGGTCTGCTGTCCCACCTTGCCGATCATGGTAGTTAGATCTCCTCCGTTGAGCAGAGGGTTCTGGGCGTCTCCCACTCTGGATGGATCTTTCTGAGCTTTCTCGTTGGAGAAGGTTCTCCACTCTGAACCCACATCAATGACCCGGTCACCTAAGGACAGAAGGCGTGAAGAACCAGAACCGTGATGTTAGAAAGGCTGAGTGGAAACTTTGATTACACGCTGAATTACTTGTAATTGATTTGAGCAACAATCtcgtttttctgtttaaacCGTACTTTGACGGTTCTGGTGGATATTTGTTGATGTGCTTTTGGTTCTTCTTTGACGTTTCTGAGGGATAAATTGTGCTACACTGATCTGTGCACACACTGCAGACGTACTGCTTTGTACTGTTGTGTGTAAATGATGCAGATTCATCATCAACATTAAAATAAGACAAtcagataaagaaaatgaaaactgtggtCGTTCCAGATCAAAGTCCTGGAGCTTTGATCTttctttggaggaaaaatggctgAAAATAGATCCGTGATGAGAATAAAATGGACTTCCTTTACAGGTGACATAATTACcataatttccggactatagagcgcacctgattataagccacacccattacatttttaaaggataaaccattttgtacatacataagccgcacctgTCTAAGCCGcccgcatgtgcccacattgaaccATGTGTTGTAGAATGGATGTGTACGTGCTGAAACCGCTCGCCGGCGTGTGTGAGAAAGAGGGGGGAGCTCGTGCAGCGGGATAGGAAGAGGGAGCATTCTCATTCACTCACGCTCCTTCCCCCTACACACCCAGTGTGCTGACACAaacacatactcattctacaacacctatgtagttagttcattaggtagatttagttgttactgttatttgttaaagaATAatgcgttgtaattattacttaTACCGGTATTTATTTGGAAACCGCGACACCGTGACTTCTCCTGCttcttcatcaccgcggtgatcaaaaatcccacaccgtcacagctctattccaaacagtgcctgtgacacggcagtaacacggcagcaatacggtagtaacagcactaacagggctggttaaaaaaaacatcgtGGTagaagtcactgagagcagcagtaacttattGGCGCTCGCCTCTGCGCAGCACGAActtcctgtgcactgaaaccatggaagtcttcctcctcagtgtcggattggaaAAGCGTCAGATATTCTTCACCACACACGCTCTGTgtctctccttcgttgtcgctgtcagtgtcactctcatcctgaggTAAATTCTCTCCTGAGTCTGCACTGTCCTCTctgtcacgcagcagaccggcttttccaaacccgttggtgatggtggattttttcacactgctgtTAAccattgcttttaacttgaaagctgcctcatatgcatttcttcttgcattttccatgatgagggtctgttcgtgCTATTCATTCAGAAAGcgggaatttacattaaacttgtgtcttcctcgacacatatACCTTATCCCCCGTCTCactctttccttttctgctcgagcgcccctagcagccgttagaaaaaatgcataaatcagccgcatcattgaataaaccgcagggttgaaagcgtgtgacaaaagtggcggtttataatccggaaattacggtagcagggaaaaaaaagcttttaggttTGTTCAAAGCGCATGTGAAGGtctgactgtggaggccaggtcacaCAGAACTCTTTACAGCTTCAGCATCAAGACAAACCTCTCCAGCTATGGACCCATTTTACCTCCAACAAATGTAGGCCAAGTACAGGTTTATCATTGAAGTACTCACCTACAACAAGCCCACACTCGGGGCAAATCATGTCCCCAGCGCGGTAGTCCTCCACCAGGATGGCATCAGGATGGTTGGGACATGTCACTCTGGGTAAACTGAGAGCATCTCCGCTGCACAAGCAAAACACAAATgataacaaaaatgttaaaaaggagcacaaaaacaacaaataaatgacGAACAAAGAAAATCCCTTAAAGTCGATGTTCCGCTACATTCTCCAAGGAAGAAGCCAGACACCTTGATAGGattaacaaatatttattaaGTCTACAAACAGCCTATGTTTCCAGTATTTATCAGTCGCCTGGTTCTGTAGTTGCTTGTGTCATCTACCCACCAAAACAAAACGCGTTGAATTATGGGAAATACCCATTTCACGATCGCTTCAACTTTCCTAgcataaagaaatattaacGAGTTTAAGTCCCGGTAAATGTGCGGACGTGCGCGTTTCCACGGAGTTTCAGGCTGATCCAGAACTCCTTCAGGCCAACGTTCAGATGTCAGAGAAACGACAAAACCGGGAGTTCTAACGGGCAGCCTCTTCCGTGAAGCTGCCCGCGAGCTAGCTGGCTGTCACGGACGGAGTACAAAAGACTGAACATTCCCGAGAAGAAAAATGGAGCCCGACACTTTCTACCGCCAGAGTCCCACGGTCAATCACAAGACGCGGTGGTTTTTTACCACGAGACACTTTGAGTCACATTAACAAAGAAAACCGGGCTTTGAACGGTTAGCAGCCATTGCAACTCACCGACTTGTCGAAGCCATCTTCCTCCGCTCTCTTCTCCCGGACGGATGCAGCACTTGTACTTATAGACTATTCTGATCACGTGACCAACTACGGGAAGTCAAGAAGGccaaataagtttaaaaataaataaataaataaagtcaaaaataTTGTGTCACctttggtgaaaaaaataaacctgtccctttcttttacatttcagaCCCAAAGCGAATAAATCATCAGACTACATTGCCTGCAATGTTGTTGCCGTTTACACATTTGACAGGTCTACTAGAAAGTTGAAGTTGGGTGATCTTCTTAGTCTTCATTCGTGTGTTCATGATGAATACACAcgttgtgtgttgttgtgtttcagctTTTCAGGTTTATGTTGACCCCACAGAGACCTTCAGACACCTGATCGACCATGAGGGGCAGGCTTTGGCCCCTCGCGGGCCAAAGGGTTGATGTGTAAATGAGCTTAGTTAAGGTCGGGGTAAACTAGTCATGGTTAAATTTGGGTTGGGGAACTGTTCAAACCtgagtgtgtgcttcagtgtctttttttctctttacattgttttttttcttaagcttctttcatttatttttaagctagcattactaaaacatttaaccaataaaaacaagttaaagacccactttaatgGAAAtcacgtttttggtgtttttaatatgttctaatggcatttttctcatgatatgATATGATGACATATatagaaaattaatcttaaaactgcatttctgccccaaaaaatgttttttttaatgcattactGTTCACAACACATAGAACAAGTATGTATGACAAGAACAATAGTCATAAAAACGGGACTGCCAGGGGATGGCATATATTACAATAGAAATATTGTAAAACACATCACAATACATTGAATATGTTCAAAGACAGAGAATTTTCATAAATACGTattcccttttttgtttgtgctaTTAGAAATAGTACATAAATACGATTCTAATTCTTTAATAAATACAGGGGGGAAAAGTTGTGAAattttgatttgttgatgtCTAACTTACTTTATATTATGATTGGattaattttcaattttatgtttgattttatgttctttttatgTAGGCCAAATATGATTCATTCAAATTTCATCTGAAATTGTGAGTCaaatttgtgatttataaaaCAAGTACATTCTTTCCAaaacttttttgtaatattacagTTCCAAAATAGGTGGCTGATTGTTTCTGGGTGTTCTTAACAAAGAGTACAGTTaggatttgaaaaagcttgtagcagtgacgtagaaCTTGCAACGGCAAACCAGAAGCtacctgctccattctgatcatcacctgcagacaaatagatccatgaacatctttgttttcctggtgtcagataaatgcatctagacattaaagaaaaacacaattagaaaaaaCAGACCACAACAATAATCAAGTTTGTCATCCACGAGGGAGAAAAGCAAATGTGGCAGAAAATGTCCACCACATTTCTCTTCTCAAATGACTGCTTCTCCCCGTGCTCCTTTTATTAAGAATTCAAGTAGGAGGTAACAATTTCCAGACAAatagaaaagttcattagggggtgtcgtataatgacccatttgggtggattctaagttcaaacagtattctttatcagctcaggacagtgtgtcgttaAAGCCCCTCATCCTAGCTGGggatgagaaacagatgaacaaacacagaactgttttctaaaaaggtaaaaaggtagctctgagttaacatttaaacatacatttaaccaaatacacttaaacaatgataataataaaacaatttcgtTCAcacctggtctgagctggaatctggatctaaactgtacggatggatagGTACGATATTTCTGCCATTTTAGTTGCACTGATAATAGATGTgtacatccatatgtggtcttatcaccctctcacggtggaaaaattattatctgagcttcttcatccactaaatcatcttcaaatggacacgccatgctgcttcacctctctgaaaacaaactaaccttcaactaaacctgctccagaccaggttatgttcagagcatgagtttctatgaactaagcataccctgaaacataccactgtttttggaaccgaaagctgaggttatccacttccttagcctcaaacttactgtggtaactagcataacctgctttctggaatacccccctggttttCCTCCTTCAGAGCAGCCTAAAGCAAAAGGTCAGCATTACTTGAACACCGCCATGTGCAACAGCAGATGGAGCTATAACCGAAAGAAACTTATTTGGCTATCCAGTTTCCCAAGCTCACTGTTTTCAGAAGAAGACTGTGTTCTCCTTTTAACGGACAGAGCTGCTCGCCGCCATCATTTAGCAGTCAATTGAATTTAAAGGCTCACCGCTGATGTCAGCTTGGATCAGTGACACGACAGCGAGTCACAGTCTATTGTCACACACGGCATCAGCAGAGCTGAGCAGCCATTTATGACTCGATTTGTTTTGATGGATTCAAAAGACATGCATTCTAGGAATTCTGAGTCAGTCAAAAAGTCAAAAGAGTTCCTGCCGCATCTGTGCTTGTCTCAGAAACAAGTCATGACATGATGGCGAGCATGTGCAACAGGCAGACTTaaggaaaacaattttttcttcAGGTTTTCTTATCTTCCTTCAGAAATATGAATCATTTCCTGAAGGCAGCATGCCACCTAAACtcaaatattaacatttttgcAGTTCCTGATGTTTTAATTAAGCAAACCTCATGCAGCTACTGCATTCCTTCAGCCTACCACAAGACCACACATGCAGCCCTTCAGCGCAGAGCCGATGCGAGCTGAAAGCAGAGGTCTGTGCTGGGTAATTTACAACAGCGTCTCATGGGATAACTCGGTAAACTGGTTGCCAGGACCATTTCAGCAGCTTTCATTTAAAGGCCAACCCAGACAGGAAAACCACAGTGATTAACCATTAAACCACATACCTCACATGCACCTCTTCTTCTTCAACCACTAGCATGCCATTGCACCacacaaaaaagctaaaaaccaCTTAATAATGAATCAAAACATCTCCATTACATTCGTTTCTGTCTAAGATTAACTATTTGGCACAAATGAGACGGTCCGTTTTCATGTGGAGTTTTTAGTTCAATACGTTCTTGCCTGAAAGCACGTTTTGGAGGATAACATAGAAGAAGATGACACCCAGCCGTGAGTAAACATTCTTGTGTCTCACTCACACAATGTAGTTTCTGCAATGCAGATGAaactagagagaaaaaaatgaataatctgTTTATTAGTCTGCCGTGATCCTGGTGGTTAATTTCAGATGGTTTATCCCCCACTTTGGTCATTTTCTCTTCTCCATCAGTCACCGTGCAGAACAGTCTGAGTGGTAACAGGCTGGCAGCAGCCAGCAGGTCAGGACCGGTTGAAACCTGTACGGATCGACTGCAACTGACACTTCCTCCCTCCACCCAGCAGTGCAGCATCGGGCAGGTCCAGGAAGAGCTGGGCGGTTATCTTCAGACACAGTTAGACACAAGGAGAGactgacagaaacacacaagTCCTCATGAGTCAGCTAAATTATTACCAAGTCTCACAAGATTGTGCTGCATTAAAGGACTGTT
Coding sequences:
- the gtf2b gene encoding transcription initiation factor IIB; the protein is MASTSRGDALSLPRVTCPNHPDAILVEDYRAGDMICPECGLVVGDRVIDVGSEWRTFSNEKAQKDPSRVGDAQNPLLNGGDLTTMIGKGTGSASFDEFGNSKYQNRRTMSSSDRAMLHAFKEISTMADRINLPRNIVDRTNNLFKQVYEQKSLKGRANDAIASACLYIACRQEGVPRTFKEICAVSRISKKEIGRCFKLILKALETSVDLITTGDFMSRFCSNLGLPKQVQMAATFIARKAVELDLVPGRSPISVAAAAIYMASQASAEKKTQKEIGDIAGVADVTIRQSYRLIYPRAAELFPPDFKFDTPVDKLPQL